The following DNA comes from Streptomyces sp. NBC_00273.
CGGATCGTCGTGGGCGAGGTCCGCGAGTGCGGGGCGCGCGAGCGGACGTACTACTGCGCGGGCCCGAACACGATGCTGGCGGTCCGCGCCGCCGATCCGGGCGCGGAGATCGCGCTGACCTGGACCTCGCTGTCGCCGCCGCGGCGGGCGCTGATCGATGCCGTGGCGCCGCGCTGGCTCAACTACCGCTTCGGGCTGGTGAGCCGGGAGCTGGTGGACGCGCTCCACCGGGACGGCCTGCTGGTGTCGGCCTGGACCGCGGACACCAAACGGACGATGAAGGGCCTCGTCGCGGCGGGGGTCGACTCGATCACCACGAACCGGCTGGACGCGCTGACGGCGGTGCGGACCGGGCTCGGGCGGTGATACGGGCCTTCCGGGAGGGCATCCGCGGC
Coding sequences within:
- a CDS encoding glycerophosphodiester phosphodiesterase, with product MSTLTAVGHRGDPYRVRENTLASLRSAFARGADAVEIDVRLTRDGVPVLLHDATLQRLWGHDLRLDEVTAPQLKGLTLGGVPTLRDALTAAGSGRLMLDLPGATPEAVRIVVGEVRECGARERTYYCAGPNTMLAVRAADPGAEIALTWTSLSPPRRALIDAVAPRWLNYRFGLVSRELVDALHRDGLLVSAWTADTKRTMKGLVAAGVDSITTNRLDALTAVRTGLGR